One part of the Lotus japonicus ecotype B-129 chromosome 2, LjGifu_v1.2 genome encodes these proteins:
- the LOC130736319 gene encoding uncharacterized protein LOC130736319: MATTTNDAQKAYYNAKPPIFDGEKFDYWKDRIESFFLGFDADLWDHIVDGYTCPVDEAGVNIQRDKMTDLQKKMYKDHHRARTILLSVISYDEYEKITDRDYANAIFDSLKIFQMIIVGIRVLDKGYTTPYHVKRILTGLPEKWMPLVTSLKLSRDINKMSLEELISILKSHEIDRADHVIQKKQKSIAPKSKFEKAKALQAEQQRQSKYKGSSKAKGKQKSSSGQRKSSSREVTCSECKEPGHYKNSKEVDSDGEVVDGLMASVKYKEAESKAESDVDPTSEADSDSKDENEVFASSSLSDLKSALAEIMRKHDSLLTKHKKLKKDFLATFEVSAKNEKTISELNENNFSLVNSYSVLKNQISKLEEVIASSTSDDKNETKYEKSFQRFLSKSVDRSLME; this comes from the exons atgGCGACCACCACCAACGATGCTCAAAAAGCTTACTACAATGCTAAACCACCTATCTTCGATGGAGAAAAGTTTgattactggaaagatagaatcgaaagtttctttcttggctttgacgCTGATCTTTGGGATCATATTGTTGATGGCTATACAtgtccagttgatgaagctgGAGTGAATATTCAAAGAGATAAGATGACTGATCTTCAAAAGAAAATGTACAAGGATCATCACAGAGCAAGAACTATCTTGCTGAGTGTTATCTCATATGAtgaatatgagaagatcactGATCGTGATTATGCAAATGCTATCTTTGATtctttgaagat ATTCCAGATGATCATTGTTGGGATTAGAGTTCTTGACAAAGGCTACACCACTCCTTACCATGTAAAGAGGATTCTCACAGGCCTTCCTGAGaagtggatgcccttggtgacgtCTTTGAAGTTGTCCAGAGATATCAAcaagatgagtttggaagaacttatcAGCATTCTGAAGAGCCATGAGATAGATCGTGCTGATCATGTGATCCAGAAGAAGCAGAAATCCATAGCTCCgaagtcaaaatttgagaaggCCAAGGcgcttcaagctgaacaa CaaaggcagagcaagtacaaaggatcATCAAAAGCCAAAGGAAAACAAAAGTCTTCATCTGGTCAACGCAAGTCATCATCAAGAGAGGTTACATGCTCTGAATGCAAGGAGCCAGGacattacaaga ACTCAAAAGAAGtggactctgatggtgaagttgttGATGGACTCATGGCCAGTGTAAAatacaaggaagcagagtcaaaagctGAATCAGATGTGGATCCAACATCAGAAGCTGATTCAGACTCTAAAGacgaaaatgaggtattcgcatcTTCTTCATTGTCTGATCTTAAATCTGCCTTAGCTGAAATTATGAGGAAACATGATTCTcttctgactaagcataaaaagttgaaaaaggattttctTGCCACTTTTGAGGTATCTGCTAAGAATGAGAAAACCATTTCAGAATTAAATGAAAACAATTTCTCCTTAGTTAATTCTTACTCTgttcttaaaaatcaaatttctaagttagaagaagttattgcatcTAGTACTTCTGATGATAAAAAtgaaaccaaatatgaaaaatcttttcagagGTTCCTatctaaaagcgtagatagaagtttAATGGAATGA